One Mycobacterium marseillense DNA window includes the following coding sequences:
- the mraZ gene encoding division/cell wall cluster transcriptional repressor MraZ has product MFLGTYTPKLDDKGRLTLPAKFRDALAGGLMVTKSQDHSLAVYPRAEFEQLARRASKASRSNPDARAFLRNLAAGTDEQHPDAQGRITLSADHRRYATLSKDCVVIGAVDYLEIWDAQAWQDYQQTHEENFSAASDEALGDII; this is encoded by the coding sequence GTGTTTCTTGGCACCTACACGCCCAAACTCGACGACAAGGGGCGGCTGACGTTGCCCGCCAAGTTTCGTGACGCGCTGGCAGGGGGGTTGATGGTCACCAAGAGCCAGGACCACAGCCTCGCCGTCTACCCGCGGGCGGAATTCGAGCAGCTGGCCCGCCGGGCCAGCAAGGCCTCGCGGAGCAACCCGGACGCCAGGGCCTTCCTGCGTAACCTCGCCGCCGGCACCGACGAGCAGCACCCCGACGCCCAGGGCCGCATCACGCTGTCGGCCGACCACCGTCGTTACGCGACCCTGTCCAAGGACTGCGTGGTGATCGGCGCGGTCGATTACCTGGAAATCTGGGATGCGCAGGCCTGGCAGGACTACCAGCAAACCCACGAAGAGAACTTCTCCGCGGCCAGCGATGAAGCACTCGGCGACATCATCTGA
- a CDS encoding GNAT family N-acetyltransferase → MAIFLIDLLPHDMERRLTDALTVYVDAMRYPRGTEQQRAAMWLEHIRRQGWQGAGVVEVEAADDENAPTPSAQDLASAPLLGVAYGYPGAPGQWWQQQVVLGMQRGGSPPQEIARLMNSYFELTELHIHPRAQGRGLGEALARRLLAGRAEKNVLLSTPETNGEPNRAWRLYRRLGFTDVIRRYHFAGDPRAFAILGRELPL, encoded by the coding sequence TTGGCGATATTCCTCATCGATCTGCTCCCCCACGATATGGAGCGTCGCCTCACCGACGCCCTGACCGTGTACGTCGATGCGATGCGCTACCCGCGCGGCACCGAGCAGCAGCGCGCCGCGATGTGGCTCGAGCACATCCGCCGCCAGGGCTGGCAAGGCGCCGGCGTCGTCGAAGTCGAGGCGGCCGACGACGAGAACGCGCCGACGCCCTCGGCGCAGGATCTGGCCAGCGCCCCCCTGCTGGGCGTGGCCTATGGCTATCCGGGGGCGCCGGGCCAATGGTGGCAACAGCAAGTCGTGCTGGGCATGCAGCGCGGCGGCTCGCCGCCCCAGGAGATTGCCCGGCTGATGAACAGCTATTTCGAGTTGACCGAGCTGCACATTCATCCCCGAGCCCAGGGCCGCGGCCTCGGCGAGGCGTTGGCTCGGCGACTGCTGGCCGGGCGCGCCGAAAAGAACGTGCTGCTCTCGACGCCGGAAACCAACGGCGAGCCCAACCGCGCCTGGCGGTTGTACCGGCGGCTGGGCTTCACCGACGTCATCCGCCGCTACCACTTCGCCGGCGACCCGCGGGCGTTCGCGATCCTGGGCCGCGAACTCCCGCTGTGA
- a CDS encoding LppM family (lipo)protein, whose protein sequence is MVIAMLLLLVPLASGCLRVRASLTVSPDDLVSGEIVAAAKPKTPKDTGPQLDSNNLPFSQKVAVSNYDSDGYVGSQAVFSDLTFAELPQLANMNPDASGVNLSLRRNGNLVLLEGRADLTSLTDSEADVELTVAFPGVVTSTNGDRVEPDVVSWKLKPGVVSTMTAQARYTDPNTRSFTGAVVWLGIASFAAAGVVGLLAWVGRDRSPRLTAPRDQPPPT, encoded by the coding sequence ATGGTCATCGCGATGTTGCTGCTGCTGGTGCCCCTGGCCAGCGGATGCCTGCGGGTCCGGGCCTCGCTCACCGTGTCTCCCGACGACCTGGTCTCCGGGGAGATCGTCGCCGCCGCGAAACCCAAGACCCCCAAGGACACCGGCCCGCAGCTGGACAGCAACAACCTGCCGTTCAGCCAGAAGGTGGCGGTGTCGAACTACGACAGCGACGGCTACGTCGGCTCCCAGGCGGTGTTCTCCGATCTGACGTTCGCCGAGCTACCGCAGCTGGCCAACATGAACCCCGACGCCTCCGGCGTCAACCTGTCGCTGCGCCGCAACGGCAACCTGGTGCTGCTCGAGGGCCGGGCGGATCTGACGTCGCTGACCGATTCGGAGGCCGACGTCGAGCTGACGGTCGCCTTCCCCGGCGTGGTGACCTCCACCAACGGCGACCGGGTCGAGCCCGACGTGGTGTCCTGGAAGCTCAAGCCGGGTGTCGTGAGCACCATGACCGCCCAGGCCCGCTACACCGACCCCAACACCCGGTCCTTCACCGGCGCCGTCGTGTGGCTGGGCATCGCCTCCTTCGCGGCGGCCGGCGTGGTGGGGCTGCTGGCGTGGGTCGGCCGGGATCGGTCACCGCGGCTCACCGCGCCGCGCGACCAGCCGCCACCCACTTAG
- a CDS encoding DUF3040 domain-containing protein, translating to MPLSDHEQRMLDQIESALYAEDPKFASSVRGGGFRAPTARRRLQGVALFVVGLAMLVSGVAFKATWIGGSVPILSIFGFIVMFGGVVFGITGPRLSGRPDHSGSAPTSLRQRRNKGGGSFTSRMEDRFRRRFDD from the coding sequence ATGCCACTCTCCGATCATGAGCAGCGAATGCTCGATCAGATCGAGAGCGCTCTCTACGCCGAAGATCCCAAGTTCGCGTCAAGCGTCCGGGGCGGAGGTTTCCGCGCGCCCACGGCCCGCCGGCGGCTGCAGGGTGTGGCACTGTTCGTCGTCGGCCTGGCGATGCTGGTTTCCGGGGTGGCGTTCAAGGCCACGTGGATCGGCGGCAGCGTCCCCATTCTCAGCATTTTCGGATTCATCGTCATGTTCGGCGGAGTGGTGTTCGGCATCACCGGTCCCCGGTTGTCAGGCAGGCCAGACCATTCCGGCTCGGCGCCTACCTCGCTGCGCCAGCGCCGCAACAAAGGTGGCGGGTCCTTCACCAGCCGCATGGAGGATCGGTTCCGCCGCCGCTTCGACGACTAG
- a CDS encoding mycobacterial-type methylenetetrahydrofolate reductase yields MTLNTIALELVPPNADEGRERALEEAQKVVRHSADSGLDGRIRHVMIPGIIAEDDDRPVPMKPKLDVLDFWSVVKPELTGMKGLCTQVTAFMDEPSLRGRLTELSSAGMEGVVFVGVPRTMNDGEGSGVAPTDALSIYRELVTNRGVILIPTRDGEQGRFNFKCDQGATYGMTQLLYSDAIVGFLTEFAKETDHRPEILLSFGFVPKMESRVGLINWLIQDPGNAAVAAEQEFVRNLAACEPPQKRQLMVDLYKRVIDGVADLGFPLSIHLEATYGISGPAFQTFAEMLAYWSPTPQG; encoded by the coding sequence GTGACCCTCAACACCATTGCGCTCGAGCTGGTGCCACCGAACGCCGACGAAGGTCGGGAGCGGGCACTCGAAGAGGCGCAGAAAGTGGTGCGGCATTCGGCCGACTCGGGTCTGGACGGCCGGATCCGGCACGTGATGATCCCCGGGATCATCGCCGAGGACGACGACCGTCCCGTTCCGATGAAGCCCAAGCTGGACGTGCTCGACTTCTGGTCGGTCGTCAAACCGGAACTGACCGGCATGAAGGGCTTGTGCACGCAGGTCACCGCCTTCATGGACGAGCCGTCGCTGCGGGGCCGGCTCACCGAATTGTCCTCCGCCGGAATGGAAGGCGTGGTGTTCGTCGGCGTACCGCGCACCATGAACGACGGCGAGGGATCCGGCGTCGCCCCGACCGACGCCCTGTCGATCTATCGCGAGCTGGTGACCAACCGGGGCGTGATCCTGATCCCCACTCGCGACGGCGAACAGGGTCGGTTCAACTTCAAGTGCGACCAGGGCGCCACCTACGGCATGACCCAGCTGCTGTACTCCGACGCGATCGTGGGCTTTCTGACCGAGTTCGCCAAGGAAACCGATCACCGGCCCGAGATCCTGCTGTCCTTCGGCTTCGTGCCGAAGATGGAAAGCCGCGTCGGACTGATCAACTGGCTCATCCAGGACCCGGGCAACGCCGCGGTGGCCGCTGAGCAGGAGTTCGTCCGCAACCTCGCCGCCTGCGAGCCGCCGCAGAAGCGCCAGCTGATGGTCGACCTCTACAAGCGCGTCATCGACGGGGTGGCCGACCTCGGCTTCCCGCTGAGCATCCATCTGGAGGCGACCTACGGGATTTCCGGTCCGGCGTTCCAGACCTTCGCGGAGATGCTCGCGTACTGGTCACCCACCCCGCAGGGCTAA
- the rsmH gene encoding 16S rRNA (cytosine(1402)-N(4))-methyltransferase RsmH, whose translation MKHSATSSEAHARATWPLPEPTLAYFPNARFAPSDRDLDAGAPHLFRHARAVQTRAADGWRQIRGGVAVADISDFGHVPVLLERCVALLTPALTRHHPDGTGATLVDATVGAGGHAERFLTELPGLRLIGLDRDPSALDITRSRLARFSDRVTLVRTRYDGVAAALAESGYAATESVDGMLFDLGVSSMQLDRADRGFAYAQDAPLDMRMDPDAPLTAADILNTYDEADLAHILHRYGEERFARRIAAHVVRRRARQPFTSTADLVALLYDAIPAAARRTGGHPAKRTFQALRVAVNDELESLRAALPAALDALAVGGRIVVMAYQSLEDRIVKRLFAQAVASRTPVDLPVELPGHQPRFRALTQGAGRADATEIERNPRSAAVRLRALQRMESQQATGKGD comes from the coding sequence ATGAAGCACTCGGCGACATCATCTGAGGCGCATGCCCGTGCAACGTGGCCTCTGCCCGAACCGACCCTGGCGTACTTCCCCAACGCCAGGTTCGCGCCTTCGGACAGGGACCTCGATGCAGGGGCGCCACACCTTTTCCGGCACGCCCGTGCGGTACAGACCCGCGCGGCCGACGGGTGGCGGCAGATCCGGGGAGGCGTTGCGGTGGCTGACATTTCAGATTTCGGGCACGTGCCCGTCCTGCTGGAGCGTTGCGTCGCGCTGCTCACGCCCGCATTGACCCGCCACCACCCGGACGGGACGGGGGCGACACTGGTCGATGCCACCGTCGGCGCGGGCGGGCACGCGGAGCGCTTCTTGACCGAACTGCCAGGCCTGCGCCTGATCGGGCTCGACCGCGACCCCAGCGCCCTGGACATCACCCGATCACGGTTGGCGCGATTCTCCGACCGGGTCACGCTGGTGCGCACCCGCTACGACGGCGTCGCCGCGGCCCTGGCCGAATCCGGCTATGCCGCAACAGAATCGGTCGACGGAATGCTGTTCGACCTCGGTGTGTCGTCGATGCAGCTCGACCGCGCCGACCGGGGCTTTGCCTACGCCCAGGACGCGCCGCTGGACATGCGGATGGACCCCGACGCGCCGCTGACCGCGGCGGACATCCTCAACACCTACGACGAGGCCGACCTGGCGCACATCTTGCACCGCTACGGCGAGGAGCGGTTCGCGCGGCGCATCGCCGCGCACGTCGTGCGCCGGCGGGCCCGCCAGCCGTTCACGTCGACCGCGGACCTGGTGGCCCTGCTCTACGACGCGATTCCGGCCGCGGCCCGGCGCACCGGTGGGCATCCGGCCAAGCGCACCTTCCAGGCGCTGCGGGTCGCGGTCAACGACGAGTTGGAGTCGCTGCGGGCCGCGCTCCCGGCTGCCTTGGACGCGCTCGCCGTCGGCGGGCGCATCGTGGTGATGGCGTACCAATCGCTCGAGGACCGGATCGTCAAGCGGTTGTTCGCCCAGGCGGTCGCGTCCCGCACCCCGGTGGACCTGCCGGTCGAGCTTCCCGGTCACCAGCCGCGATTCCGCGCCCTGACACAGGGCGCCGGACGCGCCGACGCCACTGAGATCGAACGCAATCCGCGCAGCGCCGCGGTGCGGCTACGGGCTCTGCAGCGCATGGAATCACAGCAGGCAACCGGGAAAGGCGATTGA